The DNA segment AGGTACTGCCGCGCGACGCCATTGCCCTGTCGCCCCGCCTCCCTTGGCCGTGCGGAGGCGGCGGGGGCGCGGAAGGCCCTGTGGTGGCGTCCGCGATCAGGAAGGAGTACCCCCGAGCCCCCGACCGCGGGTCCTGCTCTTCCTCCCCTCAGCCCCGACGGTATCCGGGAACCCCTAAACACTCAGGCTCTGCCTACCGTGGTGAAGCGGGCCGTTGGTGACACTGGTTCCATGGGACAGTTAATTTCTAGTTAAAACAACTTCtcggcacggggagggctgtgcaacacagagaagacaagtagtgattttacagcatcttactacgctgatggacagtggctgtgaggggtatgtgggggggacttggtgaaggggggagcctagtaaacataatgtccttcatgtaattgtagattaatgataccaaaaaaatatattaaaaaacaaaaaaacaacttcTCAGCAAGCTAATGAAACCCTGTGCCCTGTCTGGGAACAGCTGGCCTCTCTCTCTCGACCTTCTCCTGTCGGCTACGGTTCTTGTTGCCATGTCCACCATCACGGGGTATAATGTCAGCAGAGCTTTGCTTCTATCATCTCACTTAGTCCTAAAGGCAGACCAACCCTTAGGCCCTAAGGCTATCACCCCCCGTTATTCAAATCAGTAAATTGTGACTTAGAGGGCTTAAGTAACTCCCCCAAGATCCCATGGTCAGTGATATTAGACTGAACACAAGTCTGCCAGCTGGGAGCGCTTGTCACCAACACGTGTTTGTCCAAAGGCCTCTTTCATGCCATCTACCACTTGCAGGTTAGGAAGTGCTAGGGGTTGTGGGTAAGATCCCGGGCAGTCAGACAGACCCAGGGGTAGACTGAGGCAttaccacttaccagctgtggtTCACCACCTGGGAGCTGCTAAGAAATGCAATTTCTGGGGCCCCACTCCAGGcctactgagtcagaaactctgCTGTGAATCCCAGCATTCTGTGTTTAATaagtcctccaggaaattctgaTGCACACTAATTTGAGCAACCACTGATGTAgacacctcattttttttttttattttggtatcattaatataaaatcacatgaacattgtggttactagattccccccattatcaagtccccaccacataccccattgcagtcactgttcatcagcatagtaagatgctatagtcactacttgtcttctctgtgttatcctgtcttccccgtgcccgctctcacattatgtgtgctaatcataatgccccttattcccattctccctccccagtccctttccctttggcaactgttagtccattcttgggttctgtgagtctgctgctgttttgttccttcagtttttgctttgttcttatgctccacagatgagtgaattcatttggtacttgtcttcctccatctggctcatttcactgagcataatgccctctagctccatccatgttgttgcaaatggtaggatttgttttcttcttacggctgaataatattccatcgtgtatatgtaccacatcttctttatctattcatctactggtgggcactcaggttgcttccatttcttggctattgtaaatagtgtaggcacctcatttaaaaaatgtggataATAGGTCCTACAGTGAACACATAGAAATTGGTAGGATTAAACAAAGTTAAGTCCACAGGAGACTTCCTGCAGTGCCTGGGTTttcagagtaggtgctcaatagataTTTGTGGGTAAATGAAGGGGCTTTAAAATTAGTAACAGAATCCCGTTGGTGTGTTTTTCATTTactcaacatttactgagtaatAGGTCCTGCCTGGAGTGGTTTTAAAGGTGATTCCCCACCTTGCCAGTTCACAATCAAGGGGGGTAACTGAGAGTCACAGTGGAGGGGGAGAGGTGCCCCAGCTAAGGGGTGTTCCGATGGGCTGAGGGCACCcaaagatggaaggaaggaaccACTGCATTATTGATTTCATTGTTTTCACACATCCATTATCTTTTTGATCTATGAAAAGAGCACTAGAGTCTGGTCCTGTTTCCTATACCTATTTGCTGTGTGACTCTGAGTAAGCCCCTTGGCCTCTTTGTATGCAGATGTATTCCCTCAACTGCAAAATGGGAATCATAATAACTACATAGGGTTTTGTTTCAAGCAGTTAGCACAACACCTAGCATATGGTAGGTTCTGAAAGATGTTAAATCTCTTCCTGTAGTCGTCTCGGcaatcctgtgaggtaggtattagattcattttttttttaagtctagttGGAGAGAAACATGTTAGGAACCTAGGCCGAGGTTAGTTATTGCAATCTGGCCCCAAATGTAGCATTGAGCTCCGTAGCAGCCAGGGCAGAGGATGAAATTTGATGGTTACCATCAGAGTTGTTTAATTTACACAACAAAAGGAGGTGACCCAGAAACTTGGGGGGCCCTTAGCAGGGCTATCTGGAGGCTGGCCCTCTCTCCCACTTCAACTCTCAGTTAGAGGGGTGGTTGGTTTATGAGAAATAGAGTTGCTTCAGTGAAGGCACAGCTGAATCACAAGCCTGCTCAGATAGAAGGGAAGGGGACATCAAGTCCACCTTTCAATGGATGGAGTATCAAAGAATTTTCGGTTATTTCTTTTACTTACCACATGAATCAAATTCCAAGTTGTCAGACTTGAGTATAGTATTTACAATCCGAAAAAAAGTAGTTCTCCATTAtttgacaaacatttattttctctctccatgGCAGACCCTGACCTGGGCTCTGGGGAACATGGTCCCCACCTTGTCTAAGCATAAATGGCAGGTGTTGGGGAGAGTAAAGGATGGAACATGAGAGAGAGGTGCCCTGGGTGCTGGCCCTCTGCATCTACCAGctgatctcagttttctcataagcTCTAAGGTCCCCTCTGCTTTGAGCCCCCAGATTTTGGGAGAGGGCTCAGTCTGGGCCTTGGCAACTCTTGAGGGCAGCCTAGGGGAGGTTGGCATAGTGTGGTGACAGAGAAACAGGCTGAGAtaaaggggagggtttgggggcCGGCTCAGGCTTTGGACAAGGGAGAGGCTGGGGCCTGCTCTCCCAGTGGTATTTGGGGAAAAGAGTCCTGTTGCCCCACCTGAGCCTCCCAGCAGTGGACACCAGTGGGCTCTTGGCTGAGTTTCCTTCTCTGTGGTCTTGCAACCCTCTTGAAGCCTCAGAACCTCTAAGGTGGGGCCTCAGAGCTTTGGtgattagtgcctttataaaagagacccctaGAGAGCTCCCTTGCCTCTTCTATCATGTGAGAACACAGTGAGAAATGGCCATCTATGAACCATTATTATAATAACCAGGATATTGCCATTCATATCTAATCTTATTCAGATTTCCCAGCTTTTACTCATTATTGTGTATGAGTGCATTAAGTTCTATACAATTTTATCACCTGTGTAGGTTCCTGTATCCACCaccacagtaaaggaaatgaGCACTGTTCCAACACCAAAGGATCCCTAGTGTTGCCCTTTTATGACCAcaccctcctccttcccaccACCTCTTCTTCCCCTGTGTCGCTAACACCACTAGTGTGTTAATCTGTCTTCCATTTCTAAATTTATGTCGTTTCTAAagtattatataaatggaactaTACAGCAAGTacttttgtgggattttttttgtttctgcacAGCATAATCGCCTGGCAATTCTTCTAACTTGTTGAGTGTATCAATAGCTTGTTCCTTttgattgctgagtagtattctatggCATGGATGTACCATAGTTTAACTCTTTACctgttgaaaaatatttgtttccaGGTTTGGGCTATTATGGataaagctgttatgaacatttgtgtataggtTTTGAAATGCTCAGGGATATGGAATTAGCTACCACAACCTGGGGGCCAGGGGTGCTTACTGGGTCCATCTTTATAAGGGCTTTTCAGCAGATGGAATTAGtatatactttttaatttaagCTAAAATACACCATGAGTTCATAAGATAGCTTCTAAATTCAAGACTATAGGGAGTTTGCATAACATCGTTGATTTTATAACTGTATCTTTCTTCCAAGTCAAAATTCCAGTTTGGATAACATCAACATAATTATGTTTTATTCTACACATTTTCACCTATTCCCAACAAAATGACTACTGAAGACAATTTATGATTTTGTggcaattgttttttttttaatggcggTTAGTTTTGCCTTTAGAGTAGTTCTTTGGGATGTACAATTAAATTACTGTGTTTTCAAGTCATTCAGAAGAGTTCCTTTTGTGTAGTTAGGCCACCAACTAGATACACATTTaggttcatttgtttcattttacttttgacTTTTAGGGACTGATTTCTAAAAATTAACTTTTGTCATATAACCATGTAAACATACCGGTTTCCTAAGGCAAATACACAAAACAAAGTGTATTCAAAGTCTTTATTCTATTCTCTCCTTCCCAATGTaaaccattaaaaattttaaataaattatacttacacttaaaaaaatatacgTATTTATATTTGTACCTTCCTACTCCCTTTCACAAATGAATACTAGACGGACTAGAGCAGGCAAGCCTTTAGTATTTCACCGAGATCCTCAGAAACCTTTTCATAAACTGTGGGCAACGCTATCCATTCATTGTTATCTCCCACAGCATTTTTTGGTAAGATAAAGGATATGAAAACTCTAACTGAAAAGTTGGTACACAACATGTCTGTTGACTGAGTGTTAACACGTTTTGGGAGAGCCTCCAGAGTCCTGAACCCAACTTGGTACATTttacaccaaaaaaacccaaaaacaaagGCTCATAGAACTGAGGACCTGCGCCAAGCAGAGACGACAGCTCCGGTCTCGAGCGCTGCAGTCCAGGGGTCTAGGATAAATTCCCCAAGCCTTTTTTTTTCCAACTGTACTTAACATACAAACATGTATCATAGAAACGGGTATTTTAGGGGACTCtcgaaaggagaaaaaaatcttttacaAAAGGCCGCAAAGCTGAATGAGGCAGTTACGGGCCGGGCAATCACAAACCCGGAGTCCCAGGAGGCAAACGGGGGCTCGGGTGAGCGAGCCCCGCGTTCACTCGGTGGGAGTTCGGAAGAGACGGAGAACCGGGAAAAGTTGAAGTGGCACCAAGCAAGGTCCAATGTCAGGGTGCTGGACAGTTAAGTTAAAGCTGCCCCATATGGCGCTCTGACAGGGAAGACTGACACACTCGACTTCAACAGAAGCCGGATGAAGATTCGGCAGGGCAAAGACGTATTACCGAGGGTTTAGAAATGAGAAATGGTCCTTATGAAGACCCGTAGGACGTCCAGGGCTTCGATAAAATCCCGGCTTAGCAGTGGGGCCGAGGTGTGCGGACGAAAACCCGCCGGCGGCAGGGGGCGGAGCAACGGAAATGACGCTTAGGAGCACCAATAAGGCGGGTTAGGGACTGGTCTCCCGCTCCCTGCGTAGGTGCTAACAGTTTCCGGTAGCGGTGTCTGGAAGGGGCGGGAGAGGAATCGGAAGTCGTGTCCGATGACCCTCGGTACCCGGCAGCCACACCAACATGATGGGCAGCGAGGAGTCAGAGCTGGAGTCGGTGGGAGGGGAAGAGGCCGTGGCGGCTCCGGGACCACCCCCAGAACCCCGCACCCCGCACCCCGGAGCCCCAGTTCCTGAACCTGGCCTGGATCTGAGCCTGAGCCTGAGCCCACGGTCTGACAGCTCCGAGCGGCCGAACTTCAGTCCTGGGCGGCGGAAGGGGCGGGTGGACCGGCGGGGCGGGGCCCGAAAGGGGCGGCAGGTGAGCTGGGGGAAGGCCTGGCCACCCTCCGGACGTCCTTGCGCCCACCTCTTCGCTGCCCTACTTTCTGCTCTCAGGTCCGCTTCCACTTGGCCCCGCCCTCCCCAGTCCGGTCCGAGCCGCCGTCGGCCGCCGCCGCACCGAGCGAGAAGCTGCAGGACCTAGGGGCCCCAGCGCAGAGGAGCAGCCTGGCCTTGAGCCTCGAACTGCAGGCCGCCCGAGCCGCAGCCGAGGGCCAGTTCGATGCCGCGAAGGCCGTGGAGGAACAGCTAAGAAAGTCTTTCCAGACCCGCTGCGGCCTGGAGGAGAGCGTGGCCGAGGGTGAGGGGGACAGACCAACCGGCCGGGCGCGGGAGTCGGGGTGAGAGGCGCTGCTCACCTTCGTTCCCCCTGCGGTCTCAGGGCTAAATGTACCGCGCTCCAAGCGGCTGTTCCGGGACCTGGTGAGCCTGCAGGTGCCCGAGGAACAGGTTCTGAACGCTGCGGTGAGGGAGAAATTGGCGCTGCTGCTGCCGCATCCCCGAGCCCCGAGCCCAAAGGTGAGGGATCTGGGCTTGAGTGTACCCCTCCCCACTCCGTGCCTCTTCCCCTCTCTCGCCTCGAGTTTTTTCCCGTCCTCTCCACGTGTAATCTTGGCTTCCGGCCCCAACTACGAACAGGAGCCACCTGGGCCGAGGCCAGACATGACCATCCTGTGTGACCCAGAAACATTGTGTTACGAATCTCCACACCTGACCCTGGATGGCCTGCCTCCTCTCCGGCTTCAGCCTCGTCCCCGGCCCTCAGAGGATACCTTTCTCATGCATCGGACT comes from the Manis pentadactyla isolate mManPen7 chromosome 10, mManPen7.hap1, whole genome shotgun sequence genome and includes:
- the PPP1R35 gene encoding protein phosphatase 1 regulatory subunit 35 isoform X2 translates to MMGSEESELESVGGEEAVAAPGPPPEPRTPHPGAPVPEPGLDLSLSLSPRSDSSERPNFSPGRRKGRVDRRGGARKGRQVRFHLAPPSPVRSEPPSAAAAPSEKLQDLGAPAQRSSLALSLELQAARAAAEGQFDAAKAVEEQLRKSFQTRCGLEESVAEGLNVPRSKRLFRDLVSLQVPEEQVLNAAVREKLALLLPHPRAPSPKEPPGPRPDMTILCDPETLCYESPHLTLDGLPPLRLQPRPRPSEDTFLMHRTLRRWEA
- the PPP1R35 gene encoding protein phosphatase 1 regulatory subunit 35 isoform X1, which codes for MMGSEESELESVGGEEAVAAPGPPPEPRTPHPGAPVPEPGLDLSLSLSPRSDSSERPNFSPGRRKGRVDRRGGARKGRQVRFHLAPPSPVRSEPPSAAAAPSEKLQDLGAPAQRSSLALSLELQAARAAAEGQFDAAKAVEEQLRKSFQTRCGLEESVAEGLNVPRSKRLFRDLVSLQVPEEQVLNAAVREKLALLLPHPRAPSPKVRDLGLSVPLPTPCLFPSLASSFFPSSPRVILASGPNYEQEPPGPRPDMTILCDPETLCYESPHLTLDGLPPLRLQPRPRPSEDTFLMHRTLRRWEA